One Pochonia chlamydosporia 170 chromosome 5, whole genome shotgun sequence DNA segment encodes these proteins:
- a CDS encoding C6 transcription factor (similar to Neosartorya fischeri NRRL 181 XP_001262070.1), translating into MTPTPPSTNSSTGKGSPEDQFRIVRKRNRVPLSCYPCRTRKKCDRNHPCSNCTKREGMDTTSCSYAAPASRKKSQNQGDSSPDDMQNRIDRLEGLVLSLMHNGANVDTNAPRTSVSTSHSVTDSGSSARVAREEEAAMVDDDSDVDDHLAKSIGVLKVDADRGKSMYIGQEHWHLILADIAEVKNYFTNHKKELETSYEKVRSSKPATAREGPTLLLGASPASEVELRAELPHKSSVLALCSRYFNSMDNAVSIIHGPTFLQQLRNHWQDPSKTPIMWLGLLYSILCLAMLSYHKVGDEPPEWRGRTLELAAEYRLRTVQCLMKADYTKPVEYTVETMLLYVFGEYSSRWDADLGLWMIVSLIIRIAFRMGYHRDAKWFPSLTPFQAEMRRRTWALVRMADVVFSHQVSLPNMIYDHDCDTQLPNNIYDDEFNPDTKQLPPSRPITEATPVSYMIAKARLCIELGSILQATNRVDKGVPYDEIIRFDAKLRQVMQELPPHLKIGPLAGSRDPVTLIIARFNIDILFQKIMCLLHRKYISRARQNPRYAHSRRSAIEASLQAMEHLQTLHRESQSNGRLRTVSWYVKSIATKEFILPAMLIVLDLHYDNLAEQSGLAEDAEGSFRWSPEQRARMISTLEDAAIIWKSLADGSMEAFKASKTIEIMLQKIQNPSKDLNGPSTTQSDPLSTAAANSGVDPALASLGAGTISPDGLSDFSTGLSPFNNTNSSAFMGMEFSLPAPNLADFAGDGMNFMGAQSPLSMFTNIGGNTGAGPDLTTNFDWGAFENYAQAANWGADQSFQVYGGGDSNDPETNMMNSQ; encoded by the exons ATGACTCCAACACCGCCCTCTACAAACTCCTCCACGGGCAAAGGATCCCCGGAAGACCAGTTTCGTATTGTCCGCAAGAGAAACCGCGTACCGCTGAGCTGTTATCCCTGCAGGACAAGAAA GAAATGCGACCGAAACCACCCTTGCAGCAATTGCACCAAGCGGGAGGGCATGGACACCACATCCTGCTCCTACGCAGCCCCTGCCTCCCGCAAGAAGAGTCAAAACCAGGGTGACTCTAGCCCTGACGACATGCAAAATAGGATAGATAGGCTTGAGGGCCTTGTACTGTCTTTAATGCATAATGGCGCAAACGTCGACACGAACGCCCCGCGCACCAGCGTATCTACCTCACATTCAGTCACTGACAGTGGCTCCTCAGCTCGGGTAGCCCGTGAGGAGGAAGCTGCCATGGTCGATGACGACAGCGACGTGGATGATCACCTTGCCAAGTCTATTGGTGTTCTCAAGGTTGACGCTGACAGAGGAAAGTCGATGTATATTGGCCAGGAGCACTGGCATTTGATTCTCGCGGACATTGCAGAGGTCAAAAATTATTTTACAAACCACAAAAAGGAGCTGGAAACAAGCTACGAAAAAGTCAGATCATCAAAACCCGCTACCGCCCGAGAAGGCCCAACACTGCTTTTAGGCGCATCGCCTGCCTCCGAGGTAGAACTCCGGGCTGAGCTGCCGCACAAATCGAGTGTTCTGGCATTGTGCAGTCGCTACTTTAATTCCATGGACAATGCTGTCAGCATAATTCACGGCCCTACGTTTTTGCAGCAACTCCGCAACCACTGGCAAGACCCGTCAAAAACACCCATCATGTGGCTCGGGTTGCTATACTCAATATTGTGTTTAGCCATGTTGAGTTATCACAAGGTCGGAGACGAGCCGCCTGAGTGGCGAGGCAGGACATTGGAACTTGCGGCAGAGTACAGACTGCGGACTGTGCAGTGCCTGATGAAGGCCGATTATACCAAACCTGTAGAGTATACTGTGGAGACTATGTTGCTCTACGTTTTTGGCGAATACTCGTCGCGCTGGGACGCGGACCTTGGTCTGTGGATGATTGTGTCCTTGATCATCAGAATAGCCTTCCGGATGGGCTATCACCGAGACGCAAAATGGTTTCCGTCCCTGACGCCCTTCCAAGCG GAAATGAGACGAAGAACCTGGGCGTTGGTCCGTATGGCTGACGTTGTCTTCTCGCATCAAGTTTCACTGCCGAATATGATTTACGATCACGACTGTGACACTCAACTGCCAAACAATATATATGATGACGAGTTTAACCCCGATACAAAGCAGTTGCCTCCTTCGCGACCCATTACCGAAGCAACTCCGGTCTCGTATATGATTGCAAAGGCGAGGTTATGTATTGAGCTCGGCAGTATCTTGCAGGCAACAAACAGGGTGGACAAGGGGGTGCCATACGATGAAATTATTCGTTTTGATGCCAAACTCCGGCAGGTCATGCAAGAATTGCCTCCACATCTGAAAATCGGTCCTCTCGCTGGTTCTCGTGACCCGGTCACGCTGATTATTGCCAGATTCAATATTGACATTCTGTTTCAGAAGATTATGTGCTTGTTACATCGAAAGTATATTTCTAGGGCAAGGCAAAACCCCCGGTACGCACACTCAAGGAGAAGTGCCATCGAGGCGTCATTGCAAGCCATGGAGCACTTGCAAACGTTGCACCGTGAGTCGCAAAGCAACGGTCGGCTGCGAACCGTCAGCTGGTACGTCAAGTCGATTGCAACCAAGGAATTCATTCTTCCAGCCATGCTCATCGTTCTGGACCTGCACTACGATAACCTCGCTGAGCAGTCTGGGTTGGCCGAAGATGCCGAAGGTTCATTCCGCTGGTCTCCAGAGCAGAGGGCCAGGATGATTAGCACGCTGGAAGATGCCGCCATCATCTGGAAGAGCCTTGCAGATGGCTCAATGGAAGCCTTTAAGGCATCCAAGACGATTGAAATTATGCTTCAGAAGATACAGAATCCATCAAAGGACCTGAATGGGCCATCTACCACGCAAAGCGACCCATTGTcaacagcggcagcaaaCTCAGGAGTAGACCCGGCTCTTGCATCGCTTGGGGCGGGAACAATCTCACCTGATGGGCTGAGTGATTTCAGCACTGGATTGAGTCCattcaacaacaccaacagtAGTGCATTCATGGGGATGGAGTTCAGCCTCCCCGCGCCAAACCTGGCCGATTTCGCAGGGGACGGAATGAATTTCATGGGCGCTCAAtcaccattgtcaatgttcACCAATATAGGCGGAAACACTGGAGCTGGTCCGGACTTGACCACAAACTTCGATTGG GGTGCTTTTGAGAATTATGCTCAAGCGGCCAATTGGGGTGCAGACCAGAGCTTTCAAGTATATGGAGG